In the Alicycliphilus denitrificans K601 genome, GGGCTGCGCGCCCTGGCGGGCGCTTGCGGCCGCTGGCCGTTTCACCCTTGACCGCTGCGCTGCGAACCGATCCAGAGGAAGTAGGCAATCCCGCCCACTTCCTGGAGTCCATGACATGACTGCTTCGCACATCGACCTTTTCACCATTGACGACAACGGCCAGTTTCAACTGGCCAGCGCCGGCCAAGTCATCGAGGCCGCCTTGGCCATCCTTGACGAAAAGGTGATGCGCAACGGCCTGATTTCCGCGCCGGCTGACGCCAGCGCCTTCTTCTCGCTGCGCCTTGGGAGCTTGGAGCATGAAGTGTTCGCGGCCATCTTCCTGGACGCACAGAACCGCGTCATCGAGTACATCGAGCTGTTCCGGGGCACGCTGACGCAGACCAGCGTGTACCCGCGCGAGGTGGTGAAGACCTCGCTGCGCCTGAACGCCGCCGCCGTCATCTTCGCGCACAACCACCCCTCCGGGGTGCCCGAGCCGTCACGCGCCGATGAGAACCTGACCAAAGTGCTGAAGGATGCGCTCGCCCTGGTGGACGTGCGCGTGCTGGATCACGTCGTCGTCGCCGGCGGGGCGTCCGTGTCCTTCGCTCAACGCGGCCTGCTGTAGCCGCTGCCAGCCGGGTGAAAAACCCGGCAAACGCCCCTCCGGGGCGTTTTGCCCGGTAGTTTTAACGACCGTTTTTCCTGCCGGAAAAAGCGGCATTAAAACGTACCTTTTAATTACCGTCGAATCCGGTAAAATTCGCCCTTTCTGGACAAATAACTACCGTGAGGCCCTTATGAGCGAGCATCGCCCGATCTACGGCGCGAATACAGCCGTTTTGAGCGACTTTCCCGAGCCGGTGAGGGCAACCCTTCACCTGATCGAAAAAAACCCGTCTAACGAGGCCGCGCTGATCCTGCTCCAGTGCGCCGCTTCAGCCGCGCACCCGGACTACCTTTTCAGTCTGGCCATGCTCAGTGCTCTCCCCATCGAGTACAAGGAGGCCGCACTGGAGCTGATCGAGCACAGCCTGACCATCGGTTTCACCGTGGACGAGCAAAGCGCATTGCTGCGCTTTGTGGAGCCATTGATGGCCACCGCGCTGCGCGCTCCGCGCGCCCGCTGACGCGCTGCCCCATCATGGCGCTCGACATCTTCGCGCTGCTGACTTCGGACGGCGACCACGCCCAAGCCGACCACATGTTCACCGGCAAAGCCGGCGACATGGTGGCCGTGGCCGACGTGCTCGATGCCGTGCATTGCGCGAATCGCCGGCTGCGCGCCGTGCCGGCGCTGGCCAGTCGATTCCGCAATGGCGCTACCTATCCCATTCCCTGCGTGCGACTGACCAAAGCCGAGTGCCGCGTCCTGGTGGACGCGATCACCGACTTTGGCCAATCCATGCCCAAGACCACCAAAGCCCGCAAACTCGCTGACCTGCTGGCCAGCTCCGTTTGCGTCTACTGATCGGAGCCCTTCATGGATGACAAAACCGCCGACCGAGTGATGTCCGCATCCCTCGACTATTTCAGCCGCAACACCTTCTTTGCGCTCCTGGTGCTTGTCGCCGGCTGGGGCCTTGGCTGGCTGCTAGGCTTCGCTCTCGCTCGCAGCATCCAGTCCAAGACCGGCGCGGCATTCTGCCGCCGCCTGTGCCCGATTGTGGGCGTCCTGGCCGCTTTCCCTCTCGCGTACAAACTCATGTTCTCCGCGTGAATCGGCCGTGCCTCGTTACTTCGCTTACTTGCGAGTCTCCCGCGACTCGCAAGACGTGGCGAACCAGCGGCTTGGCCTGCTGGATTTCGCCAACTCGCGCGGCTACGCCCCGCTCGTTGTCGTTGAAGAAACGGCAAGTCGCTCTGTTCCCTGGCGGGAACGCGCGCTGGGCTCGCTCCTAACGGAGCAGGCCCAGCGTGGTGACTTGCTTTTAACTTCCGAATTCACCCGCTTGGGCGGGTCGCCCGGACAAGTCTTTTCGATTCTGGAGACTGCCGCCGAGCGCGGCGTCACCATCATCATCACGAAGAACGGCACCGTCATGGACGGTAGCCTGAATGCTCAAATTCAGGCCGCCGCTTTCGCTATGGCCTCCATGATCGAGGTGGAATTCACCCGTGCGCGCACCCGTGAAGGCTTGCAGCGTGCTCGCCTTGAGGGCCGCATCGGCGGCCGGCGCAAAGGCAGCACCGGCCGCCTCAAGCTCGACCCTCAACGCGATAAAGTAGGGGAGCTGCACGCCCTCGGTTTGACGACGCCGAAGCTCGCCAAATACTTTGGCGTTACCGAGAAAACCATGCGCAAGTTCCTTGCGCGGCACTTTCCCAAAAAAGCGCCGGATTGACACGGCTGGCCCTTCGGCCCAACCGTGCCAATCCGGTTTTCCCGCTCCGCTTCCTTGCCGGTCTTTCGTTCCAGCTTCGCCTGAACTCAGGCCGGCAACCTCTCCGCTTGCACTGGCTCGATGGTGGCCAGCCTTCGGCCGACCACCATCCTTGCCGTATGCCTTTCTCGCGGCTTTTGATCTGGATCGCCGCGAAAGACGCAGGCCACGCAATGCGCGGCCTGGCTCGCAGTTGGTGATCGCCTATTCGCTATCGCTTCTAGGCTTTCCACTTCTCGCCCCGTAGGCTGCTACCGTTGCCATTCTGCTTCGTGTCGCCGGGCCGTCGCGGTTCCCGCTGCCGCCATTCGGCGGCCGTCCCGGCCCGTCCGCTCCGCTGCCGGTTTTGTACAACTTTCGCACGCGAAAGTCGGGGAGGCGCAATACGGCTTCCCTTGCTTCGCAGCGGTTCGCCTTGCGCCTTCTCCCGCTTTCCGTCCTGCTGTTTCGTTCCGCGCTTGTGCCGCGTCACGCAGGGCCGGAAAGTGCGAAAGGCGAGGGCGACTTCCTTCGTCCGTCGCCTTCGCCTTTCCTTGTCACGCAACCGCGCCCGTTCCGTGGCGTGTGTCGGTTGCCTTGAATTCTGAATGGCAGCACTACAGCGTGCCCCATTCCCTTTCGTGATCGTCAGTTGAAATGCGCTCCAGGATGCCGGCGCATCCTTCCGCGTTGTTGGCGTAGAACCCCACGTCGATGCCGTAGGGGTTCGTGAGCCAAATTTCCGCACCGTCCGCGTTAATCGCCCAGCCGTCAATTTCCGCGCGTCCGTGGGTCTTCAGGTGCTGGTATAGCTCCTGGCTCCCGATGCTTTGCTCCATCGTCTTCACCGTCCGTTGTTGGGCGAATCGTCCCGCTTTGCGGGCCGACCGGGCTGCTCCAGGTTCGCGCATTCGCGCTCATCCCCGCGTTGCGGGGACTGCTGCGCAGCCTTGCACATCCCTTTCGCTTGCGCCCTCCGGGCGCTAGACCGTGCCACTATCAACCGCCGCGTTTCCCACAAGCTCCACAGGCCCTCGCGCTGATCCGCTTTCCCACAAGAGGTTTCTTGTGGAAAAGCGGGCGCGACCGTTGCCTCTTGCGATATTGAGGTATCGCGGGCAACGGCTACGGGGCCTGTGGATTTGTGGAAAACGCTCGTCCGCTGCTTGCAGCCTTCTGCCCCTAGGTGAGTCAAAAACCAACCCCACCCGTTTCGTCTCCCCGTGAGGGGAGCCGACCAAAGGCGCGCCTCTGGACTCCGGGCCGTCTCTCCTGCAACCGCCGCGTTTCCCACAAGCCCCACAGGCCCTCGCGCTTTTCCGGTTTTCCACAAGAAGTCTCTTGTGGA is a window encoding:
- the radC gene encoding RadC family protein; the encoded protein is MTASHIDLFTIDDNGQFQLASAGQVIEAALAILDEKVMRNGLISAPADASAFFSLRLGSLEHEVFAAIFLDAQNRVIEYIELFRGTLTQTSVYPREVVKTSLRLNAAAVIFAHNHPSGVPEPSRADENLTKVLKDALALVDVRVLDHVVVAGGASVSFAQRGLL
- a CDS encoding recombinase family protein, with amino-acid sequence MPRYFAYLRVSRDSQDVANQRLGLLDFANSRGYAPLVVVEETASRSVPWRERALGSLLTEQAQRGDLLLTSEFTRLGGSPGQVFSILETAAERGVTIIITKNGTVMDGSLNAQIQAAAFAMASMIEVEFTRARTREGLQRARLEGRIGGRRKGSTGRLKLDPQRDKVGELHALGLTTPKLAKYFGVTEKTMRKFLARHFPKKAPD